The DNA segment ACCGGgcgttatattattattttcaccgTGATGACCGAACTCATTGTCAACATGTAGGGGTGCTgattgggagttcgacattttgagttttaacctgcaattagagacacttcaaagaacaagtttaaagtagtatgtgttatggagattggtatcaaataaccactattatccttagccccacggtgggcgccaaattgtttaccctcaaaatcggataacaattgaatttgtaagtggttttaagggtATGTGGACTAACTTGACACAGAACGATAAgttagattgcaattgaaataaataatgataaagtaaatgcaaaccacacgaattgaataGTCTTAGCCTTGAAAGATTAATCACCCTCGAGCCAGGTACGCTTCGATCGGTGCCAAGGCACAGAAGAAcaagagcttaaagagaaataataataatatattgctttggaatggGTGTTTATAATGTGTCCAATGAATTAtcaaaccccctttatatagtataaGAGTCCTACTTTAaatacaattctataaaagataaaaatttCTTGATTTGCTGATTGTCGGTTCCTCACTGATACGCGCCGAGATTCCCGCCGCAACATCTGTCCGGTTACGAATATTTCGGTCTTTCGTTGGTTATGctaataatattttttcaagctCGTTCGGGACTAGGGTCAACTCCGGGGTCTCGGACTCAATGTTCTTGAAGGCAGGTGTCCTGACCCCGGGTTCTAGCCCGACGTGACTCGGGGCCGATCTTCAGTCTTGCATTGTCATGTTCCGAACCTTTCCTTTCATGTCGTAGACGAACTCGATATTGACCGTACACAAgattaataataatataaaagtgTTCGCAAATTATACAAACTAAGTTAAAAGTTAATATAATTGTAAGAAAAATGACTTCCATCCGTAAGTGAGGGAGGtctttttcccttgaaaaatattttataataaggTAATGTTAGAATACTATGGAGGGTTCATTATCTTGTATGTTGAGATGTCTGGACAAATATCTCTGAATGTCTCTGCTTTTCAAAAATTACAACCTAATTAGGTTGTTAAAAAGTTAAGAATAGCACCAACTAAAATTAAATACATATAAATGTTCATAACTTGTATAAAAAGAGAAagctaattataatattaaaaactAGTGCTAAAACAAATAATTCGCCTATTCAAAATTTGAAGTGTCTCACAACGCCAAAGTGTTATATAAACTCCGCAAGAAACTAGAAGATTTATACTTGTACGTTTTattatcttattttcaaatcaTTCTTGATAATTAAGCTTTAGACTTTTAACTGGGTTAAGCATCTAATTGGAAGTGGTTTAATTTTTAAGGTAAATAATAGTGATAATAAGATCTTAGGTAAGTACAATTGTTAGTAACCAATCAAGATCTGGTGCATTTTAAAAAGGAATCACTGCTTTTAGACTAACGTTAACCTAAGATCAAGTTTGTACTGCATATCCTTCGCGAAATCCACTCTAGATCAAAGTTTATCTTGCAAAAACTAACTTCTCTGCAAAACTATTTATCGTTTTAGACCAAAAGAGTTCatgtatttcttttttcttccaaGTTACTCTTGTTATCTCAATTAGTAAATTATTTAAGGACAAATACATAATAGTTAGGACAAATATACTTATAACTAAAACTATTTAATATTCTTTTATtaaagttatttatatttttaagtatataaaatatttgaaaaaccgtTAATATAAACAGATAGTCTAACGTTAAAATTTTATACGTATCCTATGTTTATACAGAGTTAATGTACTTTATCACGATTAAGTAATAAAGTACTTTGTGTAAATATCAGATGCGGTTAAGATTTTAACTAATCTAACTTTGTTAGACGGTGATGAAGATGGCTTTGATGTAGTCTTCCAAACATCCAGAAATAGATACTTTAATCTAATGCCTAAGCCCTAAGGTATATAGGCGGAGCCATGATTTCAAGCTTATGAGTTCAGTATTCTAATCGTTTTAAGttattgagttctaaattaataatttatacatatttaatagattttttaagataaatacagTATTCAAACTAAAGCTATTGGGTTCGACCGAACTCGCAGAAATGCACTCTAGCTCCGCCCTGCAGTAAGGTACATTCTAATTTCAGAATCTACACTGTACTAATATTAGGGGCACACAGTGACATCTTAAACCTGTGTTGTCATCATCAAAGATATAGTTGATAGTGATACTAGTCATTTTAATTAGAATATTAATCTTGGCCACATACGGCTTCACATGCATCCTTTGTCtcttaatttatatattatatatatacataaaaagtAATATGaagtatatatttatatgtaaaaatttattaaaattataaaaaaattaataagatTGAACTTACGATTTTAGTAATAGTTCAATATTAAGAACAAAAGATTGAAACTATAGAATTTAACTCCTCAATAGCAATAACAATAACAgtcacaacaataacaataataaatttaGTATAATTTCATTAATGGAGTATAAGAAAAGTAATTTATACGTAATTTTATCCCTACTTTGTGAAAATAAAAAGACTATTTCTGATAATCCTTAGCTCATAATTGCATCATTTCTTGAAAAGAAAACAATAGCATATAAATCATGGAAAGAAAACAGTAACACAAACAGTACCACCAACATGATAAAATTTAACTCCTCAATCAAAGATTGAAACAGTCTCCACTTGTCATTTATATGGTACTAATCTGCCCCTACGCCGAACCTTATCTGTGTGGTGAGTTAAACAACAAACTACTGTGATAATTTAAATGAGTTTTCATCATGGAatcaattttgttttatttttatattgtaACAAAATTTAATGAACGATATTAATGGATAATACGATAAAATATTAACTAATTTGGTACAATAAACTAAACTATAtttaaagtacaaaaatattttagacaATCAAATGTATATAAGTTAACTCCGCTTATGTCATTTTATTTGACCTATTTAGTTGAGTAACAATTTAAGAAAtactaatttttaaattttatgacatatgttttttataattatagaattatGTGTTTCAAAATATATGATGATAttatttagtaattaaaatttaaaaagtaataCCACATAAATTAGTGCAGGTGAATACCATTTTAAACTGAACTGTCAAAATAATTAGAAATGGAGGGAGACAAGGAAAACAGTTGGTTGGATAATAAAACTTCCACGTCTCACCTACTATCCACCTTTGGTAACTCCCAAATTAAAAACCCGTGAACTATCACAATGTTCCAAATTTATTTGAcgtattattattaatattaatacTCACAACAAGATCCAATATACAATTCTACAACTTTTACTAATTGGACCGCCACTTGACCTATGAATACTGCCATGCTTCTGATACCAAAGTCTGTAAAAAATTTATAAACAAAAATGGTTGTATGGTAGTGTGGGGAATTATATCAGAGTTCTCTTTTTCTTAGTTTTCTTACACAAAGAGGTAAAGTGAAAGATATTAAGGGGTCGTTTTGTAGGATGTACAAGAATAGTGTGGAATAAGTTGTATTGGTAATGCAGTGATTAGCAATGTATaggttagtaatgcaagcattagttatacaaatattatttcttatctattgtttggtgtgttgtattaaaaattataatgcattacataattttttaaaaaagtagtTATTTataaaaatgccctccatattctctagcttaagggactttaagaataattttgtctttaaccatattaatgcatgcattaatagtcttggtattactaatgtcatGATTTTCTACGCATTTTTTACATATAggataatatcaagtataatgtataactaatacaaatattaattatacACAAGTAAatataccaaataaaatattagtaATGCACGTAAAATAAAAGGCAACGACCccttaataaagaaaataaaaagcaaTTAGCACTGAGCGAGTGACTACCCCTGTAGATAAAGTGAGTGTGTCTTTTGAGGATGTCCATTTTATGGTCCAAGAGGTGGTTCCAGATGAgcaaaaataattttgtaataaaaatttaatattgttttattatttatttgattattaattttgaaataaattatttcaaaacTAAAAGTAATACAGTCAGACATTTTTATAACAGCATatctatataacaacacttcattaTAAAAGTCAAGCTTTTTCGAAACTAATTTTTAtgctatgttataatatatgttctctataacagcacttcgctataacatccaaaaatattcggaacaaacgagaTTGTTATAGAAAAATTTTGACTGTATCAGACTTATACATGTCAAAAGATAGAATCATAATCAAAAAAAATTATCTCAGAATAAAACAGTAAaattaataatctcaatattaatataatatacaccaaataattaataaaaaataatttcaaattaaCTAATTTCAGCCTAACTTGTTTTAACCAAACAAACCATAGTCGATTTTGTCAAGAAAACAAATGCCTCCGAGAATGCGaaatgtttctttgtttctttatttctttctttttcttgtatgccacagtttttatttttatttttttgctaatACTGTATGTCACAGTTTGTTTTTGCAAGGCTGGAACTTTGAAACTTTTTGTTGAAAACCCAATCATTCACAGTAACAAACAAGAACCACCGTCCCCATCTTCACTCCCAtcactcttcttttctttgttttcacACTTCACATTTACTCTTCTTTCTCAccttatatatatttacataGCAAAAACAACGTCAAGATTTGCAAAAGCACagcaactttaaaaaaaaaatgtcgAGATTTACAATGCTAGTAGTTCTTGTTCTTCTTGGGCTATGTCTATGCCATTTATCAGTAGCAACAATAGGAAGTACTAGTAATAAGAAGAGTACTTACATAGTACACGTGGCAAAATCCCAAATGCCAGAGAGTTTTGAAGACCATAAACACTGGTATGATTCATCACTAAAATCAGTTTCTGATTCAGCAGAAATGTTGTATGTTTACAACAACGTTGTACATGGTTTCTCAGCAAGACTGACTATTCAAGAAGCAGAATCACTTGAGAGACAATCTGGGATTCTGTCTGTTTTGCCGGAGTTGAGATATGAACTTCACACGACAAGAACACCATCTTTTCTGGGTCTTGATCGAAGTGCTGATTTTTTTCCAGAATCAAATGCTATGAGTGATGTGGTTGTTGGGGTTCTTGATACTGGAGTTTGGCCAGAAAGCAAGAGTTTTGATGATACTGGACTTGGACCTATTCCGGATTCTTGGAAAGGAGAGTGTGAATCTGGTACCAATTTCAGTTCTTCAAATTGCAATAGGAAATTGATTGGTGCAAGGTATAACTTGTCTTAAAGATTATGTTGTTAgacataaaatatttttaattacttaattatattatatataaaatcgTAGTTCGTGAGGATTCCTATAGCTAACTCTAACTTTTTCGGGACGTAGTTGTTATTATATGTCAACTCGTCCTCTCACGTGTTGGTCTGATTCATTTTATGATTTTCCTAGTTGGCAGTGAAATTTGAATTTGGGAATTTTTCGCTTGTTTGATACCATGTTTAATTTTATGATTAGTTGCATAGCTAAGTGGTAACGGGTAAAGTTATCATGTGACcgggaggtcacgggttcgagccgtggaaacaacctcttgtagAAAATttgtaaggctgcgtacaatagactcttgtggtccggtccttccccggactcgcgcatagcgggagcttagtgtaccGGACTGCACTTTTTGCATAGCTAAGTGTGTCGAAGAGGTTCAGTTAAATGCCATTCATCAGAGAGTTGCATTGTACAAATAGGctaaaaatgaattatttttgtgcATGTCAATTGTTTTATTTCAAGTTTGCACTTTTCTGAATTTCCTTgttagaattatttttttttttaaaaatcttggCTCTGCTACTGATTATGATCAACTTATCTAAAAGCTCAAACTATTAGAGATAAGATATACTTTTAATTACTTAATCATATTATATTTGTTGATAGGTACTTCTCGAAAGGTTATGAGACCACATTGGGTCCTGTTGATGTATCCAAAGAGTCGAAATCTGCAAGGGACGATGACGGACATGGAACACACACTGCTACTACTGCAGCTGGTTCAGTTGTTCAGGGCGCTAGTCTCTTTGGGTATGCTTCTGGAACTGCTCGTGGAATGGCAACTCGTGCTAGAGTTGCTGTGTACAAAGTTTGCTGGATTGGTGGTTGTTTTAGCTCTGATATATTAGCAGCTATGGACAAAGCAATTGATGATAATGTGAATGTGCTTTCTTTATCACTTGGTGGTGGCAATTCAGATTATTATAGAGACAGTGTCGCAATTGGAGCATTTGCTGCTATGGAAAAAGGGATTCTAGTCTCTTGCTCTGCAGGTAACGATGCTAGTCGAAAAATATGAAGAATTTCTAGTACTTAATTGTTACATTTTATATGATATTAGACTGAGATTAGTTTAAACTGAATGACATAAACAATGAAGATTCATTCGTATAGCCGATTCTAACTTGCGTGGGATTGAGACGTAATTCTTGTTGCTGCTCTGCAGGTAACGCTGGTCCTAGTCCCTATAGTTTGTCCAACGTAGCGCCGTGGATAACTACTGTGGGTGCAGGAACATTGGACCGTGATTTTCCTGCATATGTAAGCCTAGGCAATGGTAAGAATTTCTCTGGTGTTTCACTCTACAAAGGGGATTTGTCACTAAGTAAAATGCTTCCCTTTGTGTACGCTGGTAATGCTAGTAATACTACAAATGGAAATCTTTGCATGACGGGTACCTTAATTCCTGAGAAGGTTAAAGGCAAAATTGTTCTATGTGACCGCGGGATAAATCCCAGGGTCCAAAAAGGTTCTGTGGTAAAAGAAGCCGGTGGGGTTGGTATGGTTTTGGCTAACACTGCCGCAAACGGGGATGAGCTGGTGGCTGATGCCCATTTGCTTCCAGCAACGACAGTTGGTCAGACGACAGGGGAAGCAATCAAGAAGTACTTAACCTCGGATCCTAATCCAACAGCCACGATTCTTTTCGAGGGAACTAAGGTGGGGATCAAACCATCACCAGTGGTTGCTGCATTTAGCTCCAGAGGACCAAACTCAATCACGCAGGAAATTCTCAAACCGGACATCATAGCACCAGGTGTTAACATTCTCGCAGGGTGGACAGGTGCGGTTGGACCAACAGGGTTGGCCGAGGACACAAGACGCGTTGGGTTCAACATTATCTCGGGCACGTCTATGTCTTGCCCGCACGTGAGTGGTTTGGCTGCTTTGCTTAAAGGAGCGCACCCTGATTGGAGCCCAGCGGCTATTCGCTCGGCTCTTATGACCACGGCTTATACAGTGTACAAGAACGGTGGTGCGCTCCAAGATGTCTCGACGGGAAAGCCGTCCACGCCGTTTGATCATGGTGCAGGACATGTAGACCCTGTTGCAGCACTAAACCCCGGACTTGTTTACGACTTGAGGGCTGATGATTATCTGAATTTCCTCTGTGCCTTGAACTACACATCAATCCAGATTAATAGCATTGCTAGAAGAAACTACAACTGTGAAACAAGTAAGAAATACAGTGTCACTGATTTGAATTACCCTTCATTTGCTGTTGTATTTCCAGAACAAATGACTGCAGGCAGTGGAAGCAGTTCTAGCTCCGTTAAATATACGCGAACGCTTACTAATGTTGGACCAGCAGGAACATACAAAGTTAGTACTGTTTTTTCACCAAGCAACTCAGTGAAAGTCTCGGTCGAGCCTGAAACGTTGGTTTTTACTCGTGCGAACGAGCAGAAGTCATATACCGTGACTTTCACTGCTCCTTCAATGCCATCAACTACGAATGTGTATGGTAGAATTGAGTGGTCAGATGGCAAGCATGTAGTTGGTAGTCCTGTGGCCATTAGTTGGACATGAAAAGGTAATTGATAGCTCGAGTTTCGAATGTAGCTTCTGTTTAGTTATTTTAGTTGTAGTTATCTAAGTTAAGTTCTAAGCAAAAACTTGGAAGTTGGGTTTCAAAAGTTTGATGGAAGACATGGAAAACTGTATGCCTTCAGGAAGATGCGCATGCCTTTTCTTGCTCATTGTACAGTAATGGTCCAAGAACTAggggttttttcttttcttgcatttaCAATCTTGCTCAATAACTTGTATTGTTATGTGTTGTAACATGTTGCTAAAGATAATtaatatgatctcaaatatttgAGAGTATTTCCtatgagtttaacttttgtgcACGGAGAATATAGAATTTTTTTAAGCAATTCGGTCAAATTGGGAAAATACATAAGTTTCCTTGTACTTGGCCCAAAAAGTGAGTTCCCGCTCAACCTTTACGGGTGTTGTTTTTTTCTCCTTATATTTGTCCAAACTGAATTTGTTTCCCCTTAATAGGTGACATGGCCGAGGAATTATTTTCACATTACAAAAAGCTAGTGACAGATAGAAAAAAGGTCAAAAAAGTGACTAAATAATGAAGATGTCTTGTTTTCGTTTGAAGTTACACTaattacatttttttttctttttttaacccCTCCCTaattaggaggatctatagtgtttTCACACTTCCCCTCCAGCGTGACTCGAACCTACActaatttatattattatatatctatatctatattattataaaagcacgaatgttaGAATACTAAATGTTGATCGACAAAAATATTCTCGAAATATTGACCGACTTTTATaccctttaaaattaaattatgtcAATGTACAAAGACGTCCGCTAAAAATTTGTGttagaatttaattaactttTGGATTACTCTTCTATGTCAAATAGAGATGGAATTGAACCACAAACAACTTGTCTTAGAATTTAAGATACTTTAGGAGTCCTCTACGTCAAATACACATGTAA comes from the Nicotiana tabacum cultivar K326 chromosome 14, ASM71507v2, whole genome shotgun sequence genome and includes:
- the LOC107772232 gene encoding subtilisin-like protease SBT1.7 → MSRFTMLVVLVLLGLCLCHLSVATIGSTSNKKSTYIVHVAKSQMPESFEDHKHWYDSSLKSVSDSAEMLYVYNNVVHGFSARLTIQEAESLERQSGILSVLPELRYELHTTRTPSFLGLDRSADFFPESNAMSDVVVGVLDTGVWPESKSFDDTGLGPIPDSWKGECESGTNFSSSNCNRKLIGARYFSKGYETTLGPVDVSKESKSARDDDGHGTHTATTAAGSVVQGASLFGYASGTARGMATRARVAVYKVCWIGGCFSSDILAAMDKAIDDNVNVLSLSLGGGNSDYYRDSVAIGAFAAMEKGILVSCSAGNAGPSPYSLSNVAPWITTVGAGTLDRDFPAYVSLGNGKNFSGVSLYKGDLSLSKMLPFVYAGNASNTTNGNLCMTGTLIPEKVKGKIVLCDRGINPRVQKGSVVKEAGGVGMVLANTAANGDELVADAHLLPATTVGQTTGEAIKKYLTSDPNPTATILFEGTKVGIKPSPVVAAFSSRGPNSITQEILKPDIIAPGVNILAGWTGAVGPTGLAEDTRRVGFNIISGTSMSCPHVSGLAALLKGAHPDWSPAAIRSALMTTAYTVYKNGGALQDVSTGKPSTPFDHGAGHVDPVAALNPGLVYDLRADDYLNFLCALNYTSIQINSIARRNYNCETSKKYSVTDLNYPSFAVVFPEQMTAGSGSSSSSVKYTRTLTNVGPAGTYKVSTVFSPSNSVKVSVEPETLVFTRANEQKSYTVTFTAPSMPSTTNVYGRIEWSDGKHVVGSPVAISWT